Proteins from a single region of Candidatus Krumholzibacteriota bacterium:
- a CDS encoding VCBS repeat-containing protein: protein MSRCFIVLMILIMPVTTSAIPQLFNCATSIITGNKPASVAIEDFNGDGIADLAVANFGIVSEDAGTVSILIGEEDGYYSMPFHYSVGDNPISIIARDLNGNGYQDLAVANHESENVTILLNDGGGTFSSAGNYAVGQSPRAINSDDLDGDGDKDLVVANDYSDNISVLLGNGDGTFESAVNYLIGDLCYSVAISDLDGDGDNDLSVANGYSGSASILLNNGDGTFASEGSYATGYQAWSIASSDFDGDGDQDLSISNGSSDNISVLLGNGDGTFGSAVEYIVGNTPNSIISEDFDGDGNQDLAVSNALSYNISILLGIGDGTFGEKEDYVVGNNPGSVTSYDLENDGDMDIIVADEDEVSFLMNQGDGTFISARLLEAGNMPWAIVLDDLNNDGIQDLVTNSYFSNSVGVRLGNGDGTFSEITTFSIGTSPVALISVDLNNDGDKDLVTANDVADQVSILLGYGDGTFSAATNFSVWAAPISIANGDFNSDGKEDLAVACQNDRVTILSGNGDGTFFISRLLISGDIPNSIVSDDFNNDGDMDLAVANSGSNNVSIFIGNGDGTFLAAYFLGAGANPRSLISADLDKDGNVDLVVANMDSDNVSVLRGNGNGTFNPAINYNVGTKPISLNCSYLDNDGNLDIVTANWTSDNISVLLGVGDGTFTFFSHYSACDVPYSVSSDDLDGDGDSDLAIANRNSDWTSPGLLDT from the coding sequence ATGAGCAGATGCTTTATTGTTTTAATGATATTAATTATGCCGGTCACAACATCGGCAATACCTCAACTTTTCAATTGCGCGACATCGATAATCACTGGGAATAAGCCAGCATCAGTCGCGATCGAGGATTTCAATGGGGACGGGATTGCGGATCTTGCGGTGGCAAACTTCGGTATTGTTTCTGAAGACGCGGGAACCGTTTCTATTCTTATCGGGGAAGAGGATGGATACTATTCGATGCCATTCCATTACAGCGTAGGAGATAATCCAATATCGATAATCGCAAGGGATTTGAACGGTAATGGGTATCAGGATCTCGCAGTGGCCAATCACGAGTCGGAAAACGTCACAATACTATTAAACGATGGAGGAGGGACTTTTTCCTCTGCAGGAAACTATGCCGTGGGTCAAAGTCCCAGGGCAATAAATAGTGATGATCTCGATGGAGACGGCGATAAAGACCTTGTAGTGGCAAACGATTATTCAGACAACATTTCGGTTCTGTTGGGCAATGGTGACGGGACTTTTGAAAGCGCGGTAAACTATTTAATCGGGGATCTTTGCTATTCAGTGGCGATAAGTGACTTAGATGGAGATGGAGATAACGATCTCTCCGTGGCAAACGGTTATAGCGGATCCGCTTCTATACTATTGAACAACGGAGATGGCACTTTTGCCTCGGAGGGCAGCTACGCTACAGGATATCAAGCATGGTCGATAGCGAGCAGCGACTTCGATGGCGACGGAGATCAGGATCTTTCGATATCAAATGGTTCTTCCGACAACATCTCTGTTCTTTTAGGAAACGGAGACGGAACATTCGGATCAGCCGTAGAATATATCGTTGGCAACACCCCGAATTCGATTATTAGTGAGGATTTTGACGGTGACGGAAATCAGGATCTTGCGGTAAGTAACGCCTTGTCTTACAACATCTCGATTCTTTTGGGTATCGGTGATGGCACATTTGGTGAGAAGGAAGATTATGTAGTTGGAAACAATCCCGGTTCGGTCACCAGCTATGATCTGGAGAATGATGGAGATATGGACATTATAGTCGCCGATGAAGATGAAGTTTCATTTCTCATGAATCAGGGCGATGGCACATTCATTTCCGCCAGATTGCTAGAAGCGGGAAATATGCCATGGGCTATAGTCCTCGACGATCTCAATAATGACGGAATCCAGGATCTTGTGACCAATAGCTATTTTTCTAATAGTGTTGGAGTGAGGCTTGGAAATGGCGATGGTACCTTTTCCGAAATCACGACTTTTAGCATAGGCACTTCGCCGGTCGCACTCATCAGTGTGGATCTCAATAATGACGGGGACAAGGATCTTGTAACTGCGAATGATGTTGCCGATCAAGTTTCTATTCTTTTGGGATACGGTGACGGAACATTCTCGGCCGCGACTAATTTCAGCGTGTGGGCCGCTCCGATCTCTATCGCAAACGGAGACTTCAACAGCGATGGGAAAGAAGACCTGGCAGTAGCTTGCCAGAACGACAGGGTTACAATCCTATCAGGAAATGGAGATGGAACATTTTTTATTTCCAGGTTGCTCATTTCGGGGGATATCCCCAACTCGATAGTCAGCGATGATTTCAATAATGATGGGGATATGGACCTCGCAGTCGCAAATTCGGGATCGAACAATGTGTCGATATTCATTGGCAACGGTGATGGTACTTTCTTGGCGGCATACTTCCTGGGAGCCGGCGCCAATCCGAGATCTCTGATTAGCGCCGATTTGGACAAAGATGGAAACGTAGATCTTGTAGTGGCTAACATGGATTCTGACAATGTCTCTGTTCTGCGAGGAAACGGAAATGGTACATTCAACCCCGCAATAAATTATAATGTTGGAACAAAACCTATCTCGCTTAATTGTAGCTATCTGGACAATGACGGAAATCTGGATATAGTGACAGCTAACTGGACTTCTGACAATATCTCGGTTCTATTAGGTGTTGGAGATGGTACATTCACTTTTTTTTCCCACTATAGCGCGTGCGACGTGCCTTACTCGGTCTCAAGCGATGATCTAGATGGTGACGGTGATAGCGATCTTGCCATTGCGAATCGTAACTCGGACTGGACTTCCCCTGGTTTGCTAGACACCTGA
- the hydF gene encoding [FeFe] hydrogenase H-cluster maturation GTPase HydF codes for MLKTPASIKPHIVLLGRTNVGKSTLMNAIARQPLALTSDVPGTTTDPVRKSYELLPFGPVVFVDTGGLDDPSVLGDLRVSLTKRELQKADFVILVVQAGLWGEPEEQALATLEETNTGHLVVVNKTDLEADWKAPREAIYVSSTADEGIEELRLALIDRLEKTVKRTPSVLGDLIDIGDAVVLVCPIDTGAPKGRLILPQVMAIRDVLDNDAVAVVIKEDRIAETIAGLETPPRLLVCDSQVIELVARETPPHVAVTTFSILFARMKADLETFVRGLFAIEEIQDGDRVLIAEACTHHPLEDDIGTIKIPRWMRAYTGKKIEFVKSCGKDYPGDLEQFRMIVHCGGCMLTARHVEVRVEEATKRGVPITNYGLAISYLTGVLERALDPFPELRRLVHEHRAAARRDRR; via the coding sequence ATGCTGAAGACACCGGCGAGCATAAAGCCTCATATCGTCCTGCTCGGGCGAACCAACGTCGGCAAATCGACGCTGATGAACGCCATCGCGCGGCAGCCGCTGGCGCTCACCTCGGATGTGCCCGGCACGACGACCGATCCGGTCCGCAAGTCCTACGAGCTTCTCCCTTTCGGCCCCGTCGTCTTCGTCGACACGGGCGGCCTCGACGACCCGAGCGTCCTCGGCGACCTGCGGGTGTCCCTCACCAAACGGGAGCTCCAGAAGGCCGACTTCGTGATCCTCGTCGTCCAGGCCGGCCTTTGGGGAGAGCCGGAGGAGCAGGCCCTCGCCACCCTCGAGGAAACGAACACCGGCCACCTCGTCGTCGTCAACAAGACCGACCTCGAGGCCGACTGGAAAGCCCCTCGGGAGGCGATCTACGTCTCGTCGACCGCCGACGAGGGGATCGAGGAGCTCCGCCTCGCCCTCATCGATCGTCTCGAGAAGACGGTGAAGCGCACGCCATCGGTCCTCGGCGACCTCATCGACATCGGCGATGCGGTCGTCCTCGTCTGCCCGATCGACACCGGCGCGCCGAAGGGGCGGTTGATCCTCCCCCAGGTGATGGCGATCCGCGACGTCCTGGACAACGACGCCGTCGCCGTCGTCATCAAGGAGGACCGCATCGCCGAAACGATCGCCGGCCTCGAGACCCCGCCGAGACTCCTCGTCTGCGACTCGCAGGTGATCGAGCTCGTCGCGCGGGAGACGCCCCCGCACGTGGCGGTGACAACCTTCTCGATCCTCTTCGCCCGCATGAAGGCCGATCTCGAGACCTTCGTGCGCGGGCTCTTCGCCATCGAGGAGATCCAGGACGGCGACAGGGTGCTCATCGCCGAGGCCTGCACGCACCACCCCCTCGAGGACGACATCGGCACGATCAAGATCCCGCGCTGGATGCGCGCCTACACCGGCAAAAAGATCGAATTCGTCAAGTCCTGCGGCAAGGACTACCCCGGGGACCTCGAGCAGTTCAGGATGATCGTCCACTGCGGGGGCTGCATGCTCACAGCCCGCCACGTCGAGGTCCGCGTCGAGGAAGCCACGAAGCGCGGCGTGCCGATCACGAACTACGGCCTCGCCATCTCGTACCTCACCGGCGTGCTCGAACGCGCCCTCGACCCCTTCCCCGAGCTCCGGAGGCTCGTCCATGAACACCGCGCCGCTGCGCGTCGCGATCGTCGATGA
- a CDS encoding sigma-54-dependent Fis family transcriptional regulator codes for MNTAPLRVAIVDDNAEFRGVMVKAMRKQGFAVEEYDAGEPFVEGFAPGRLDLILVDLVMPGIDGIEVIRRVKKNDPTVVAIVVSAHGSAETIVEAIKEGAFDFLTKPFRLDELRVLLEKALRQVERNRELASIRGDLSRDRFCGMIGRSAAMRRVFELTDRIARRDVTVLVTGASGTGKELLARAIHNLSPRRTGPFMAVNCGAIPDTLIDAELFGHEKGSFTGANASREGIIRAADGGTLFLDEIGDLPLPTQLRLLRFLQEKEIRPVGSDTTHTVDVRVVSATNRDLEDMVRRERFRDDLFYRLSVVPVQVPTLAARRDDIPLLVTYFVEKAGKKYRIAPPRIEGAAMDQLIVYDWPGNVRELENVMERLVILATGGIIRARDLPRQIASHEATLAGIDLPAGLTLDELERRYIERTIEEAGGNRTRAAEILGIDRRTIQRKLRAWDDDEA; via the coding sequence ATGAACACCGCGCCGCTGCGCGTCGCGATCGTCGATGACAACGCCGAGTTCCGCGGCGTCATGGTCAAGGCGATGCGGAAACAGGGCTTCGCCGTCGAGGAATACGACGCCGGCGAGCCCTTCGTCGAGGGCTTCGCGCCGGGGCGTCTCGATCTCATCCTCGTCGACCTCGTGATGCCGGGGATCGACGGGATCGAGGTCATCCGGCGCGTCAAGAAGAACGACCCCACCGTCGTCGCCATCGTCGTCTCCGCCCACGGCTCGGCCGAGACGATCGTCGAGGCGATCAAGGAGGGGGCCTTCGACTTCCTCACGAAGCCCTTCCGGCTCGACGAGCTGCGCGTCCTCCTCGAGAAGGCCCTGCGGCAGGTCGAGCGCAACCGGGAGCTCGCCTCGATCCGCGGCGACCTCTCCCGCGACCGCTTCTGCGGCATGATCGGCCGCTCCGCGGCGATGCGCCGCGTCTTCGAGCTGACCGACCGGATCGCCCGCCGCGACGTGACCGTCCTCGTCACCGGCGCCTCGGGCACGGGGAAGGAGCTCCTCGCCCGTGCGATCCACAACCTCTCCCCGCGGCGCACCGGCCCGTTCATGGCCGTCAACTGCGGCGCGATCCCCGACACCCTCATCGATGCCGAGCTCTTCGGCCACGAGAAGGGCTCCTTCACCGGGGCGAACGCCTCCCGCGAGGGGATCATCCGGGCGGCCGACGGCGGCACCCTCTTCCTCGACGAGATCGGCGACCTGCCCCTGCCCACCCAGCTCCGGCTGCTCCGCTTCCTCCAGGAGAAGGAGATCCGCCCGGTCGGCTCCGACACGACGCACACCGTCGACGTCCGCGTCGTCTCGGCCACCAACCGCGACCTCGAGGACATGGTCCGCCGCGAGCGCTTCCGCGACGACCTCTTCTACCGCCTCAGCGTCGTGCCGGTCCAGGTCCCCACGCTCGCCGCGCGCCGCGACGACATCCCGCTCCTCGTCACCTACTTCGTTGAGAAGGCGGGGAAGAAGTACCGGATCGCGCCGCCGCGGATCGAGGGGGCCGCGATGGATCAGCTCATCGTCTACGACTGGCCCGGCAACGTCCGCGAGCTGGAGAACGTGATGGAGCGGCTCGTCATCCTCGCCACGGGCGGCATCATCCGCGCCCGCGACCTCCCGCGCCAGATCGCCTCGCACGAGGCGACCCTCGCGGGGATCGACCTGCCCGCCGGCCTCACCCTCGACGAGCTCGAGCGGCGCTACATCGAACGGACGATCGAGGAGGCCGGCGGCAACCGCACGCGCGCCGCCGAGATCCTCGGCATCGACCGCCGGACGATCCAGCGCAAGCTCCGCGCCTGGGACGACGACGAGGCATGA
- a CDS encoding NAD(P)H-dependent oxidoreductase subunit E, which produces MHPEAASAREITGIIGEVPRGRHDLVIPTLQRVQATLGYIPEQVVFDLAEQVGTTPAAVFGVATFYNQFRLTAPGEHTIRVCRGTACHVKGSARILDTICRALGVASGETTRDGLFTVEEVACLGSCSIAPAVMIDDRFYGHVTAEGLVELAEAISRGGDA; this is translated from the coding sequence ATGCATCCGGAAGCCGCAAGCGCACGAGAAATCACCGGGATCATCGGCGAGGTCCCCCGCGGGCGCCACGATCTCGTCATCCCGACGCTCCAGCGCGTCCAGGCGACGCTCGGGTACATCCCCGAGCAGGTCGTCTTCGACCTCGCCGAGCAGGTCGGCACGACGCCGGCCGCCGTCTTCGGCGTCGCCACCTTCTACAACCAGTTCCGCCTGACCGCCCCCGGCGAGCACACGATCCGCGTCTGCCGCGGGACGGCCTGCCACGTGAAGGGCAGCGCCAGGATACTCGACACGATCTGCCGCGCGCTCGGCGTCGCATCGGGCGAGACGACACGCGACGGGCTCTTCACCGTCGAGGAGGTCGCCTGCCTCGGCTCCTGCTCGATCGCGCCGGCCGTGATGATCGACGACCGCTTCTACGGGCACGTGACGGCCGAGGGGCTCGTCGAGCTCGCCGAGGCGATCTCGCGCGGAGGTGACGCATGA
- a CDS encoding 4Fe-4S binding protein, whose translation MTGELYRRWEEAGRPGHFLAWAFGNNDDAAETIRLLRRETIERPQVFVGTGTCGLASGAADVLAAFSEAAAAGTIDADIHEAGCLGFCRMEPLVEIQLPGGPGVLYGEVTPAEVPAIANTVLAGGRHDAARALLRFDDGPPIDGIDAVADHPFFRPQRRIVLSRVGRFDPDDLSAAIAREDYRGLLEALTAKTPGETVATIEASGLRGRGGGGFPTGTKWKLAAREQSDRKYVVMNADEGDPGAFMDRSVLESDPHAAIEGMALCGYAIGAAEGYIYCRAEYPLAIRRLETAIADAREAGILGENILGTGFSFDIRIKMGAGAFVCGEETALLASIEGKRGMPRPRPPYPAQSGLFGRPTVINNVESMANIGWIVSNGPEAFRAVGTPGSPGTKVFALSGKLERSGLAEVPMGISIGEIVEGIGGGSETGLALKAVQIGGPSGACVPVDLWHTAVDYDELKRIGAMMGSGGLVVMDEGTCMVDVARFFLDFTTKESCGKCTPCREGTRRMRHILEQLTTRWGDPDEGGALARFSGLIELERVARDVQKTALCGLGQTAPNPVLSTLKFFRGEYEAHLYDRRCPAGVCTALREYAIDPEACVGCGRCKKLCPANAIVGSPKKTHYIVEEKCIGCGSCADTCTFDAVTVS comes from the coding sequence ATGACCGGCGAACTGTACAGGCGCTGGGAGGAAGCGGGCCGGCCGGGGCATTTCCTCGCGTGGGCCTTCGGGAACAACGACGACGCGGCGGAGACGATCCGCCTGCTCAGGCGCGAGACGATCGAGCGCCCGCAGGTCTTCGTGGGCACGGGCACCTGCGGCCTCGCCTCCGGCGCCGCCGACGTCCTCGCCGCCTTCAGCGAGGCGGCCGCCGCCGGCACCATCGACGCCGACATCCACGAGGCCGGCTGCCTCGGCTTCTGCCGCATGGAGCCCCTCGTCGAGATCCAGCTTCCCGGCGGACCGGGCGTCCTCTACGGCGAGGTCACCCCGGCCGAGGTCCCGGCCATCGCCAACACGGTCCTCGCCGGCGGCCGGCACGACGCGGCCCGGGCCCTCCTCCGCTTCGACGACGGCCCGCCGATCGACGGCATCGATGCCGTCGCCGACCACCCCTTCTTCAGGCCCCAGCGCCGCATCGTGCTCTCGCGCGTCGGGCGCTTCGATCCGGACGACCTCTCCGCCGCCATCGCGCGGGAGGATTACCGCGGCCTGCTCGAGGCGCTGACCGCGAAGACGCCCGGGGAGACGGTCGCCACGATCGAGGCTTCCGGGCTCCGCGGCCGCGGCGGGGGCGGCTTCCCCACGGGCACGAAGTGGAAGCTCGCCGCCCGCGAGCAGTCCGACCGCAAGTACGTCGTCATGAACGCCGACGAGGGCGATCCCGGCGCGTTCATGGACCGCTCGGTCCTCGAGAGCGATCCGCACGCGGCGATCGAGGGGATGGCCCTCTGCGGCTACGCGATCGGCGCCGCCGAGGGGTACATCTACTGCCGCGCCGAGTACCCGCTCGCCATCCGGCGGCTCGAGACCGCCATCGCCGACGCGCGCGAGGCGGGGATCCTCGGCGAGAACATCCTCGGCACCGGCTTCTCCTTCGACATCCGGATCAAGATGGGCGCCGGCGCCTTCGTCTGCGGCGAGGAGACGGCGCTCCTCGCCTCGATCGAGGGCAAGCGCGGCATGCCCCGCCCCCGCCCCCCCTATCCGGCCCAATCGGGGCTGTTCGGCCGTCCGACCGTCATCAACAACGTCGAATCCATGGCCAACATCGGCTGGATCGTGTCGAACGGCCCCGAGGCCTTCCGCGCCGTCGGGACGCCGGGCTCGCCCGGCACGAAGGTCTTCGCCCTCTCGGGCAAGCTCGAGCGGAGCGGCCTCGCCGAGGTTCCGATGGGGATCTCGATCGGCGAGATCGTCGAGGGGATCGGCGGCGGGAGCGAGACGGGGCTTGCCCTCAAGGCCGTGCAGATCGGCGGCCCGTCGGGGGCCTGCGTCCCCGTCGACCTCTGGCACACCGCGGTCGACTACGACGAGCTCAAGCGGATCGGCGCCATGATGGGCTCGGGCGGACTCGTCGTGATGGACGAGGGGACCTGCATGGTCGACGTGGCGCGCTTCTTCCTCGACTTCACCACGAAGGAATCCTGCGGCAAGTGCACCCCCTGCCGCGAGGGGACGCGGCGGATGCGCCACATCCTCGAGCAGCTCACCACCCGGTGGGGCGATCCCGACGAGGGTGGCGCGCTCGCCCGCTTCTCCGGGCTCATCGAGCTCGAGCGCGTCGCCCGCGACGTGCAGAAGACGGCCCTCTGCGGGCTCGGGCAGACGGCGCCCAACCCGGTGCTCTCCACCCTGAAGTTCTTCCGCGGCGAGTACGAGGCGCACCTCTACGACCGCCGCTGCCCCGCGGGGGTCTGCACGGCCCTCAGGGAGTACGCGATCGACCCTGAGGCCTGCGTCGGCTGCGGCCGCTGCAAGAAGCTCTGCCCGGCGAACGCGATCGTCGGGTCGCCGAAGAAGACGCACTACATCGTCGAGGAGAAATGCATCGGCTGCGGCTCCTGCGCGGACACCTGCACGTTCGATGCGGTGACGGTCTCGTAG
- a CDS encoding iron hydrogenase small subunit — translation MSVNLTVNGTKTRAARGETILSVARRLGIEIPTLCHIDGLEPNGACRICVVDVGGRLVPSCSTPVAEGMEVTTNSTAVLRARKTIVELLLAAHPSECTTCFKSDSCELARLAREYSIERIKVPRGYARRLPDSSNAAIVREPEKCILCGKCVRVCNEIQGVGAIDFARRGADTTVQPVFGRALGLTQCTFCGQCINACPTGALHEASHIDRVLAALADPAVTTVVQVAPAIRVSIGELFDMAPGSVVTGKLAAALRRVGFDRVVDTDFAADLTIMEEGSEFVKRLREGGPLPLLTSCSPGWVKFMEHNWPELLPNLSTCKSPHEMLGAVVKGCWAPEAGIDPATVFVVSVMPCTAKKYEAGRPELGDGGIGDVDAVLTTREAGRLLRLFGIDLAAMPEEDFDHPLGASTGAAAIFGRSGGVLEAALRTVHQLLTGEELASLDFETGGPGIRETTVDVAGSRVRVATASGLAAARALVERVRAGETFHMIEIMACPGGCINGGGQPYADAETARLRRSALNVVDRSMPVRRSHLNPEIAALYRNVLGRPLSEKSHELLHTTYTERTLFNA, via the coding sequence ATGTCAGTGAATCTCACCGTGAACGGAACGAAGACGAGGGCGGCTCGGGGCGAGACGATCCTCTCGGTCGCCAGGCGCCTCGGGATCGAGATCCCCACCCTCTGCCACATCGACGGCCTCGAGCCGAACGGCGCCTGCCGGATCTGCGTCGTCGACGTCGGCGGCCGGCTCGTCCCCTCCTGCTCCACACCGGTCGCCGAGGGGATGGAGGTGACGACGAACTCCACGGCCGTGCTCCGGGCCAGGAAGACGATCGTCGAGCTCCTCCTCGCCGCCCACCCGAGCGAGTGCACGACCTGCTTCAAGTCGGACAGCTGCGAGCTGGCGCGCCTCGCCCGCGAGTACTCGATCGAGCGGATCAAGGTGCCGAGGGGATACGCGCGGCGCCTCCCCGACTCCTCCAACGCGGCGATCGTCCGCGAGCCGGAGAAATGCATCCTCTGCGGCAAGTGCGTGCGCGTCTGCAACGAGATCCAGGGGGTCGGCGCGATCGACTTCGCCCGGCGCGGGGCCGACACGACGGTCCAGCCGGTCTTCGGGCGCGCCCTCGGGCTGACCCAGTGCACCTTCTGCGGCCAGTGCATCAACGCCTGCCCCACCGGGGCCCTCCACGAGGCCTCGCACATCGACCGGGTCCTCGCCGCCCTCGCCGACCCCGCCGTCACGACCGTCGTCCAGGTGGCGCCGGCGATCCGCGTGTCGATCGGCGAGCTCTTCGACATGGCCCCGGGCTCGGTCGTCACCGGCAAGCTCGCCGCCGCGCTCCGCCGCGTCGGGTTCGACCGGGTCGTCGACACCGATTTCGCCGCCGACCTCACGATCATGGAGGAGGGCTCGGAGTTCGTGAAGCGCCTCCGCGAGGGCGGCCCCCTGCCCCTCCTCACGAGCTGCTCGCCGGGATGGGTGAAGTTCATGGAGCACAACTGGCCCGAGCTCCTGCCGAACCTCTCCACGTGCAAGTCGCCGCACGAGATGCTGGGCGCCGTCGTGAAGGGCTGCTGGGCGCCCGAGGCGGGCATCGATCCCGCGACGGTCTTCGTCGTCTCCGTGATGCCCTGCACGGCGAAGAAGTACGAGGCGGGCCGGCCAGAGCTGGGCGACGGGGGGATCGGCGACGTCGACGCCGTCCTCACGACGCGCGAGGCGGGACGCCTCCTCCGGCTCTTCGGCATCGATCTCGCCGCGATGCCCGAGGAGGATTTCGACCACCCCCTCGGCGCCTCGACCGGCGCGGCGGCGATCTTCGGCCGCTCGGGTGGCGTCCTCGAGGCGGCGCTGCGCACCGTCCACCAGCTGTTGACCGGCGAGGAACTCGCCTCCCTCGATTTCGAGACCGGCGGCCCCGGGATCCGCGAGACGACGGTCGACGTCGCCGGCTCGCGCGTGAGGGTGGCGACGGCCTCGGGGCTGGCCGCCGCGCGCGCGCTCGTCGAACGGGTCCGCGCCGGGGAGACCTTCCACATGATCGAGATCATGGCCTGCCCGGGCGGGTGCATCAACGGCGGCGGGCAGCCCTACGCCGACGCCGAGACGGCCCGGCTGCGCAGGAGCGCCCTCAACGTGGTCGACCGGAGCATGCCGGTCAGGCGCAGCCACCTGAATCCCGAGATCGCGGCGCTCTACCGGAACGTCCTCGGCAGGCCGCTCTCGGAGAAGAGCCACGAGCTGCTGCACACGACCTACACGGAGCGAACGCTCTTCAACGCGTGA
- a CDS encoding histidine kinase yields the protein MKGVVHTIGERCKRCFTCVRECPAHAVRISGGQAVVLEDRCLSCGHCVSVCSQGAKSVEDGTAPTAAMLADPETKTIAILAPSFPSYVDCDPPDRLVGALRALGFDEVMEVAFGADMVAAEYGRIYESSTGSQITTPCPSIYFYVCKYMPDLIPRLSPVVSPMIAMARLIKWRLDPEARVVFIGPCVAKKSEAEDPSVAGVVDAVLTFRELRGMFADRGIDPVACEPAAFDGPAAWRGRLFPVSGGLLVSAGVARDLEENEVIVAEGKNRAIPLLKSLGEGVIEPRFLDILFCEGCVNGPFCRDREDIFRNRDSVLRYYREHRERFDEDAWRRNMAATAGIDLGRSFVADTRRLPMPSEEQINEQLRRMGKTGPKDELNCGACGYRSCREHAIDVLRGLAESEMCLPYTVDQLESTLGQLEESNRRFRDAQQQLIQNEKMAAMGQLAAGVAHEVNNPLGTVLLYSHMILESLEGEDPNREDLSIIVRETERCRRIVADLLDFARQNKLVLSNVDLESFLRDTIEPSVRAPENAAVRFDFETAPIPEIAVDADQVRQVVLNVVQNALEAMERRGRIVVRLYRSPDGDRAVIEIVDDGPGIPENALSRIFTPFFTTKPIGKGTGLGLAIAYGIVKLHRGDIAARNGNAGGATLRVEIPYGLGETAAGEDTFNDG from the coding sequence ATGAAAGGCGTCGTACACACGATCGGCGAGAGATGCAAGCGGTGCTTCACCTGCGTCAGGGAGTGCCCGGCGCACGCCGTGCGCATCTCCGGCGGCCAGGCGGTGGTCCTCGAGGACCGTTGCCTGTCCTGCGGCCACTGCGTGAGCGTCTGCAGCCAGGGAGCCAAATCGGTCGAGGACGGCACCGCCCCGACGGCGGCCATGCTCGCCGACCCCGAGACGAAAACGATCGCGATCCTCGCCCCCTCCTTCCCCTCCTACGTCGATTGCGATCCCCCCGACCGTCTCGTCGGCGCGCTCCGCGCGCTCGGATTCGACGAGGTGATGGAGGTCGCCTTCGGAGCCGACATGGTCGCGGCCGAGTACGGGCGGATCTACGAGTCGTCCACGGGATCGCAGATCACCACCCCCTGCCCCTCGATCTACTTCTACGTGTGCAAGTACATGCCCGATCTCATCCCGCGGCTCTCGCCGGTCGTCTCGCCGATGATCGCCATGGCGCGCCTCATCAAGTGGCGCCTCGATCCGGAGGCCAGGGTCGTCTTCATCGGCCCCTGCGTCGCCAAGAAGTCGGAGGCGGAGGATCCCTCGGTGGCGGGCGTCGTCGACGCGGTGCTCACCTTCCGCGAGCTGCGCGGCATGTTCGCCGACCGGGGCATCGACCCGGTGGCCTGCGAGCCGGCCGCGTTCGACGGCCCGGCGGCGTGGCGCGGGCGCCTCTTCCCCGTCTCGGGGGGGCTTCTCGTCTCCGCGGGGGTCGCCCGCGACCTCGAGGAGAACGAGGTGATCGTGGCCGAGGGGAAGAACCGGGCGATCCCGCTCCTCAAGAGCCTCGGCGAGGGCGTGATCGAACCGCGCTTCCTCGACATCCTCTTCTGCGAGGGCTGCGTGAACGGCCCCTTCTGCCGCGACCGCGAGGATATCTTCAGGAACCGCGACAGCGTGCTGCGGTACTACCGCGAACACCGCGAACGCTTCGACGAGGACGCGTGGCGGCGGAACATGGCCGCGACCGCCGGCATCGACCTCGGCCGCTCTTTCGTGGCCGACACGCGCCGGCTGCCGATGCCCTCCGAGGAGCAGATCAACGAGCAGCTGCGGCGCATGGGCAAGACGGGACCGAAGGACGAGCTGAACTGCGGGGCCTGCGGCTACCGTTCCTGCCGCGAGCACGCCATCGACGTCCTCCGCGGGCTCGCCGAATCGGAGATGTGCCTCCCCTACACGGTCGACCAGCTCGAGTCGACCCTCGGGCAGCTCGAGGAGAGCAACCGGCGGTTCCGCGACGCGCAGCAGCAGCTCATCCAGAACGAGAAGATGGCCGCGATGGGCCAGCTCGCCGCGGGCGTCGCGCACGAGGTGAACAACCCGCTCGGCACGGTCCTGCTCTACTCGCACATGATCCTCGAATCCCTCGAGGGGGAGGATCCCAACCGCGAGGACCTCTCGATCATCGTCCGCGAGACGGAGCGCTGCCGGCGGATCGTGGCCGACCTCCTCGATTTCGCCAGGCAGAACAAGCTCGTCCTCTCCAACGTCGACCTCGAGAGCTTCCTCCGGGATACGATCGAGCCGTCAGTGCGCGCGCCGGAGAACGCCGCCGTCCGGTTCGATTTCGAGACCGCCCCGATCCCGGAGATCGCCGTCGACGCCGACCAGGTCCGCCAGGTCGTCCTCAACGTCGTCCAGAACGCCCTCGAGGCGATGGAACGGCGCGGCCGGATCGTCGTGCGGCTCTACCGCTCCCCCGACGGCGACCGGGCGGTCATCGAGATCGTGGACGACGGGCCGGGGATCCCCGAGAACGCGCTTTCGAGGATCTTCACCCCGTTCTTCACGACGAAACCGATCGGCAAGGGCACCGGACTCGGCCTCGCGATCGCCTACGGGATCGTGAAGCTCCACCGCGGCGACATCGCCGCGCGGAACGGAAACGCCGGGGGCGCGACGCTCCGGGTGGAGATCCCCTACGGTCTCGGCGAGACGGCGGCCGGGGAGGACACCTTCAATGACGGCTAG